One segment of Brassica napus cultivar Da-Ae chromosome C3, Da-Ae, whole genome shotgun sequence DNA contains the following:
- the LOC106388954 gene encoding hsp70 nucleotide exchange factor fes1 codes for MAKDGPNWDGLLKWSLSHADGTQPTRQLSEEDRKWFMEAMQSQTVDVVKRMKEITLVMQTPEHVLVDHGVTPQDIEDLLDELQEHVESIDMANDLHSIGGLIPLLGFLKNSHANIRAKAADVVRTIVQNNPRSQELVMEANGLESLLSNFTSDADVHVQTQALGAISSLVRHNKAGVTAFKLDNGYAGLRDALASDSVRFQRKALNFLQYLLQEDVSDRSVATGLGFATVLIHLASSDDAETREAALGVLLELAREKNDGRGCSSVELRQLLEERIEGISSMSHEDLETVKEERQLVDALWSVCYNEPSSLGEKGLLVLPGEDALPPDVASKLLEPLLRASAANGSATEKKEEPVKLL; via the exons ATGGCGAAAGACGGACCTAATTGGGATGGTTTACTTAAATGGAGTCTCTCTCACGCAGACGGTACACAACCAACTCGTCAATTGAG TGAGGAGGATAGAAAGTGGTTTATGGAGGCTATGCAATCACAGACTGTAGATGTAGTCAAACGCATGAAGGAGATTACACTCGTTATGCAAACACCTGAACATGTTTTAGTTGATCATGGAGTCACACCTCAAGATATCGAAG ATTTGCTCGATGAGTTGCAGGAGCACGTTGAATCAATCGATATGGCTAAtg ATCTTCATTCTATTGGAGGATTGATTCCTCTTCTCGGGTTTCTTAAAAACTCTCATGCTAATATCCGGGCAAAAGCTGCTGATGTCGTGAGGACGATAGTTCAGAACAATCCTAGAAGTCAGGAGTTAGTTATGGAAGCCAATGGTTTGGAGTCACTGCTATCAAACTTCACCTCAGACGCAGATGTTCATGTTCAAACTCAAGCTCTCGGCGCAATATCAT CTTTGGTTCGCCATAACAAAGCTGGAGTCACTGCTTTCAAGCTTGACAATGGTTATGCTGGCTTAAGAGATGCTTTGGCGTCTGATAGTGTGAGGTTCCAAAG GAAAGCACTAAACTTCTTGCAATATCTTTTACAAGAAGATGTTTCAGACCGCAGTGTAGCCACTGGACTCGGATTTGCTACAGTGTTGATTCATCTTGCGTCTAGTGATGATGCTGAGACGAGAGAAGCTGCTCTTGGCGTGTTGCTGGAGCTTGCAAGAGAGAAAAACGATGGAAGGGGATGTAGCAGCGTAGAACTCAGGCAACTACTAGAAGAGCGTATTGAAGGAATCAGCTCGATGTCGCACGAGGATCTTGAAACGGTTAAAGAAGAGAGACAGCTCGTGGATGCACTGTGGAGTGTTTGCTACAATGAACCTTCTTCTTTGGGAGAGAAAGGGCTTCTTGTTCTTCCCGGTGAAGACGCTTTGCCTCCTGATGTGGCAAGCAAGCTCTTGGAGCCTCTTCTCAGAGCTTCTGCAGCAAATGGTAGTGCCactgagaagaaagaagaacctGTGAAACTACTTTGA
- the LOC111198219 gene encoding uncharacterized protein LOC111198219, whose translation MAMKRNGKSPASSESDESVMFFRDVSLGPHETRLRFRLIHFWEAQNPVKKTLIGLEMLLIDEQGTVIQGFIPPGRIKKYLPEMKRGSVYELINFYGSKNKPMYRVADHIATVSFAWNSELSVLHDIPIPFDEDRFRMHSYEDFEANCDLKGDLYDVLGHMKLVDGQALTERPTIDEAKLATTRHIMVHVQSHEGPVMKLYLWDQAATDFCKKFKSYENTPTVLLVTAVNTKRLGGNLALSSMSPTRVFMDYDVQPTIDYFAWLSSNPEIAKQVSAEVVTKRETMTISDIFSYMTLESAKDAFFECTATIDDVVHGSAWYYIACTGCHSKATKGANSLICTNPRCVKDTTAGVAQYRAKISVYDSSEQGFFVLLGDAGFQLTGRHASELVSSYFEANKDKGPDHEVPVPEALISIVGQTHKFCVKVTDHNFSGNTRAITVTKILPPETSSPTKGSVDNAIAATSMEAVQTGSEVCGPSKSRGDSADEESKRTFDSVDPEKVKRARCEK comes from the exons ATGGCGATGAAACGAAATGGAAAGTCTCCTGCGTCTTCCGAGTCTGACGAATCagtgatgttcttcagagatgtCTCTCTCGGTCCCCATGAAACCCGGTTGCGATTCCGACTCATCCATTTCTGGGAGGCTCAGAACCCGGTGAAGAAGACCCTTATTGGTCTGGAAATGCTTCTCATCGACGAGCAG GGAACTGTCATTCAAGGATTCATCCCACCAGGTCGTATTAAGAAATACCTGCCTGAGATGAAGCGAGGTTCAGTTTACGAACTCATCAACTTCTACGGATCGAAGAACAAACCGATGTATCGGGTTGCTGATCATATCGCAACCGTGTCCTTCGCATGGAACTCTGAGTTGTCGGTTCTTCACGACATTCCAATCCCTTTTGATGAAGACCGTTTCAGGATGCATTCGTATGAGGATTTTGAGGCCAACTGTGATCTCAAAGGTGACCTCTACG ATGTTCTTGGCCACATGAAGCTGGTTGATGGACAGGCTCTTACCGAGCGTCCCACCATTGATGAAGCGAAGCTCGCTACCACTCGGCACATTATGGTTCACGTGCAATCACATGA AGGACCTGTTATGAAGCTTTACCTCTGGGACCAGGCAGCAACGGACTTCTGCAAGAAGTTTAAGTCCTATGAAAACACTCCCACAGTTCTTTTGGTCACAGCTGTTAACACTAAACGTCTCGGAG GTAACCTGGCACTGAGTTCTATGTCTCCCACACGGGTTTTCATGGACTATGATGTGCAACCAACAATTGATTACTTCGCGTG GCTCTCCTCGAACCCAGAGATTGCTAAGCAGGTTAGTGCAGAGGTGGTCACTAAGCGGGAGACGATGACCATATCTGACATCTTCTCCTACATGACTCTGGAATCTGCAAAG GATGCCTTTTTTGAGTGCACTGCCACGATTGATGATGTGGTTCATGGATCTGCTTGGTACTATATTGCATGCACTGGGTGTCATAGTAAGGCTACCAAAGGCGCAAATTCATTGATTTGCACGAACCCAAGATGTGTGAAGGATACCACAGCTGGAGTTGCACA GTACCGTGCAAAGATTTCGGTCTATGACAGCAGTGAACAAGGTTTCTTTGTCCTGCTTGGTGATGCTGGTTTTCAGTTGACTGGGAGGCATGCATCTGAGTTGGTCAGCAGCTACTTTGAG GCCAATAAAGACAAAGGTCCTGACCATGAAGTGCCTGTCCCGGAAGCTCTGATCAGCATAGTCGGACAGACCCATAAGTTCTGTGTAAAAGTTACAGACCACAACTTCTCTGGCAACACCCGAGCAATCACTGTGACCAAGATCCTCCCTCCGGAGACATCATCACCCACAAAAGGCTCCGTTGATAACGCTATTGCTGCAACATCCATGGAAGCAGTGCAGACTGGAAGTGAAGTGTGTGGGCCTTCAAAAAGCCGTGGAGATTCTGCAGATGAAGAGAGTAAGAGAACGTTTGACAGTGTTGATCCAGAGAAAGTCAAACGGGCAAGGTGTGAGAAATAA